From the Psychrobacillus sp. FSL K6-4046 genome, one window contains:
- a CDS encoding ornithine cyclodeaminase family protein, whose product MLVVNEQEIMCTYKMKDAIEDVKGILKAKAAGKLASPHRTVIEFPKHEASALYMPSADLIGEVTAVKVVTIFPNNPSQGKPTTQGVVLLSDAKNGEHLAMLNASYLTRLRTGALSGVATDYLAKKDSKVLTIIGTGAMAFEQVLAVLAVRDIERILLVNRTSSKAEQFGQKLVEFGITIPYEVFKDVSAAVRESDIICCATRSNEPVFNGKDLKAGTHINGVGSYLPHMLEMDVATITKSSKIVVDDLAGVKGEAGELMHASEIGEWSFDKIHGEIGELVTGTVEGRQHEEEITLFKSVGAAYYDLAVAKGVFVKAREQRIGTEIDV is encoded by the coding sequence ATGCTAGTAGTTAATGAACAGGAGATTATGTGTACATATAAGATGAAAGATGCAATAGAGGATGTCAAAGGGATATTAAAAGCAAAGGCAGCAGGGAAATTAGCGAGTCCACATAGAACAGTAATTGAATTTCCAAAGCATGAAGCATCTGCATTGTATATGCCAAGTGCTGATTTAATAGGGGAGGTTACAGCTGTAAAGGTAGTGACCATTTTCCCGAACAATCCGTCACAAGGAAAGCCAACTACACAAGGCGTCGTTTTACTATCGGATGCAAAAAACGGAGAGCATTTGGCCATGTTAAATGCCTCCTATTTAACCAGGCTAAGAACTGGAGCACTTAGTGGTGTTGCTACAGATTATCTAGCAAAAAAGGATTCGAAGGTGTTGACCATAATCGGAACAGGAGCAATGGCATTTGAGCAGGTGCTTGCAGTGCTAGCTGTACGAGATATCGAACGAATTTTGCTAGTTAATAGAACTTCTTCAAAAGCAGAGCAATTTGGACAAAAACTAGTAGAGTTTGGGATTACTATTCCTTATGAGGTGTTTAAGGACGTTTCAGCCGCAGTGCGAGAGTCAGATATTATCTGCTGTGCAACGAGATCTAACGAGCCTGTTTTTAATGGGAAGGACTTAAAGGCGGGGACTCATATTAATGGAGTTGGCTCTTATTTACCCCACATGCTTGAAATGGATGTAGCGACGATAACCAAGTCTTCTAAAATTGTAGTAGACGATTTGGCTGGAGTTAAAGGTGAGGCAGGGGAACTCATGCATGCTTCTGAAATTGGCGAATGGTCCTTCGATAAAATCCATGGAGAAATTGGAGAACTTGTTACTGGAACAGTGGAAGGTCGACAGCATGAAGAGGAAATCACTTTATTCAAATCTGTCGGAGCAGCGTACTATGATTTAGCAGTTGCAAAGGGTGTTTTTGTAAAGGCAAGGGAACAGAGAATTGGTACAGAAATAGATGTATAA
- a CDS encoding MFS transporter, protein MDQKQMRKVWIASLVGSSIEWFDYFLYGTVAALVFNQIFFVTEEPTVGLLLSYASFALAFFIRPFGGIIFSHIGDRIGRKKTLVITLSLMGVATFGMGLLPTYQAIGVWAPILLITLRLIQGLGIGGEWGGALLLAVEYAPKEKRGLYGAIPQMGVTIGMVMGTVALSIMTLLPEGSFMTWGWRVPFIMSALLVIFGLWIRKGIEETPSFKRVQESGEIPKLPIADTLKYHWKEVIIAVGAKVVETAPFYIFGTFVVSYATAELGFSRTAVLNTVMVATIVTTILIPIMGSLSDKIGRKKVYVAGTVGMILFAFPYFWMLQQQSLALLVIATIIGLGIIWAPITAVLGTMFSEIFDAKVRYTGITLGYQIGAALAGGTAPLIATSLMLQFDGSYVPVAFYIIFTAVISLLAIWAVKDRSQQNLDEVTAVKKDESLAKAEKELSKV, encoded by the coding sequence ATGGACCAAAAACAAATGAGGAAGGTCTGGATTGCTAGCTTAGTAGGGAGCTCTATTGAATGGTTTGATTACTTTTTATATGGAACAGTTGCTGCACTTGTTTTTAATCAAATATTCTTTGTGACAGAGGAGCCAACAGTAGGGTTACTGCTTTCATATGCATCCTTCGCATTAGCATTTTTTATCCGACCATTCGGTGGAATCATATTTAGTCATATCGGTGACAGGATTGGTAGAAAGAAAACATTAGTTATAACATTAAGTCTAATGGGGGTTGCTACTTTTGGTATGGGGCTACTGCCTACTTATCAAGCGATTGGAGTATGGGCTCCTATTCTATTAATTACGCTGCGCTTAATCCAAGGACTGGGTATCGGCGGAGAGTGGGGAGGAGCACTATTACTGGCAGTTGAATATGCACCAAAGGAAAAACGAGGTTTGTACGGAGCAATCCCACAAATGGGTGTAACAATTGGGATGGTAATGGGGACAGTTGCTTTATCTATTATGACTCTATTACCTGAAGGTTCTTTTATGACATGGGGCTGGCGTGTTCCATTTATCATGAGTGCCTTGCTTGTTATTTTTGGCTTGTGGATTCGTAAGGGAATTGAAGAAACACCTTCCTTTAAAAGAGTACAAGAGTCAGGTGAGATTCCAAAGCTCCCTATCGCGGATACGTTAAAGTATCATTGGAAAGAAGTTATCATTGCAGTAGGGGCTAAGGTAGTTGAAACGGCACCTTTCTATATTTTTGGTACTTTTGTTGTTTCTTACGCTACTGCTGAGCTAGGATTCTCACGTACTGCTGTATTAAATACAGTGATGGTAGCAACAATAGTGACGACTATTCTTATACCTATAATGGGAAGTCTATCAGATAAAATCGGACGTAAAAAGGTTTACGTGGCTGGAACCGTTGGGATGATTTTGTTCGCCTTCCCTTACTTTTGGATGCTTCAGCAACAGTCGCTTGCGTTACTTGTAATTGCAACCATTATTGGGCTGGGAATCATTTGGGCACCGATCACGGCCGTGCTAGGAACGATGTTTTCAGAGATTTTTGACGCTAAGGTTCGCTATACAGGAATCACGCTAGGCTACCAAATTGGAGCGGCCTTAGCAGGTGGAACAGCACCATTAATAGCTACGAGTCTAATGCTACAATTTGATGGATCCTATGTTCCAGTTGCATTCTATATTATCTTCACAGCGGTCATTTCTTTATTGGCAATCTGGGCTGTTAAAGATAGAAGCCAACAAAACCTGGATGAGGTGACTGCAGTTAAAAAAGATGAGTCATTAGCAAAGGCAGAAAAAGAACTTAGTAAAGTATAA